The Arthrobacter sp. PM3 genome contains the following window.
GCCGGCCGCTGCCGACCCTCGTGTTCGCGGTGGCCGCCACCTTGAGCATGGCCGGGCTCGGCCTGGCCGTGAGGCGTATTCCGCTCGGCACGGCCTACGCCGTCTGGGTGGGAATCGGCGCGGCGCTGACGGTCGGCTGGGCGATGGCCACCGGCGTCGAACCCGCCAGCCCGCTTAAGCTGCTGTTCATCGCCGCCATTGTCGGCTGCGCAGCGGGCCTGAAGCTCCTGCCGGCCGGTGAAGCGGCAGCCCCGGAATAGCAGCGCGCGCCCGGCGGTTCTTGGCAGGGACGGAACCACCCACAGCGCGAACGGAGACCACATGACGGCAACACCAGTCCAGCTCGGCGACGGCCTCACAGTCAGCCCCCTGGGCTTCGGCGGCATGGCCCTGAC
Protein-coding sequences here:
- a CDS encoding multidrug efflux SMR transporter, translating into MMTTTPRTAHRPAPALAWLVLLASAVLEAVWATALGLSDGFSRPLPTLVFAVAATLSMAGLGLAVRRIPLGTAYAVWVGIGAALTVGWAMATGVEPASPLKLLFIAAIVGCAAGLKLLPAGEAAAPE